A DNA window from Leptolyngbya sp. KIOST-1 contains the following coding sequences:
- a CDS encoding ABC transporter permease produces MATTPRSPLLRAFRRQSATRSAASVSVVLMWVGLAITLAFVLIALLTPLLQSWGWLLNPTTALQNPIHQPPGGDHWFGTTRQGYDVFSRTLFGTRAAWQVVLLATLLSVAIGVPLGMVSGYLGGWLDRALLFFMDTIYTLPGLLLSVTLAFVVGRGVVNAAIALSIAYIPQYYRVVRNHTVSVKTELFVEAAQAMGADPWTVLTRYLFLNVIQSVPVLFTLNAADAILVLGGLGFLGLGLPEQVPEWGADIRQALDALPTGIWWTALFPGLALTLMVTGLSLVGEGLNELMNPLQRRENWR; encoded by the coding sequence ATGGCTACCACGCCGCGATCGCCCCTGCTGCGCGCCTTTCGCCGTCAATCTGCAACCCGATCTGCCGCCAGCGTGTCGGTGGTGCTGATGTGGGTAGGGCTGGCCATTACCCTGGCGTTTGTGCTGATTGCCCTGCTGACGCCGCTGCTGCAGAGCTGGGGCTGGCTGCTCAACCCCACCACGGCCCTGCAAAACCCAATTCACCAGCCCCCCGGCGGCGACCACTGGTTTGGTACCACCCGCCAAGGCTACGATGTGTTTTCCCGCACCCTGTTTGGCACCCGCGCCGCCTGGCAGGTGGTGCTGCTGGCCACTCTGCTCAGCGTGGCGATCGGGGTGCCCCTGGGCATGGTCAGCGGCTACCTGGGCGGCTGGCTCGATCGCGCCCTGCTGTTTTTTATGGACACGATCTACACCCTGCCGGGGCTGCTGCTGTCGGTCACCCTGGCCTTTGTGGTGGGGCGGGGGGTGGTGAATGCGGCGATCGCCCTCAGCATTGCCTACATTCCTCAGTACTACCGGGTGGTGCGCAACCACACCGTCAGCGTCAAGACCGAGCTGTTTGTCGAAGCGGCCCAGGCCATGGGGGCCGACCCCTGGACGGTGCTGACCCGCTACCTGTTTCTCAACGTCATTCAAAGCGTGCCGGTACTGTTTACCCTCAACGCCGCCGACGCCATTCTGGTGCTGGGGGGGCTGGGCTTTTTGGGGCTGGGCCTGCCCGAGCAGGTACCCGAGTGGGGGGCCGACATTCGCCAGGCCCTCGACGCGTTGCCCACGGGTATCTGGTGGACCGCGCTGTTTCCGGGCCTGGCTCTGACGCTGATGGTGACGGGGCTGTCCCTGGTCGGGGAAGGCCTAAACGAATTGATGAACCCGCTCCAGCGCCGCGAAAACTGGCGCTAG
- the queA gene encoding tRNA preQ1(34) S-adenosylmethionine ribosyltransferase-isomerase QueA, producing the protein MGVSPQPGSAMRDREILASETSAKHHPDSPEYSLAAYQYTLPPEKIAQTPVTPRDASRLLVVDGPTTHRHHHFRDLPTLLQPGDLLVLNDTRVIPARLLGYKPSGAQVEVFLLEDQGENRWLALVRPGRRLKPGATVHFGPNPDQPDLIAQVLDTDPDTSGRLLRFEPQGEESLFALFERLGEVPLPPYITDTAAAPEQYQTVYAEAPGAVAAPTAGLHFTPELFERLEERGVGRSRITLHVGVGTFRPVETENIRDHKMHGEWIDVSTETVAQIQATKARGGRVIAVGTTVVRALEGAAQGGELQPYQGKVNLFIYPGYCYRAIDGLITNFHLPGSSLLMLVSALIGRERLLDLYETAIEQDYRFYSFGDAMLILPEAVQGEPGKA; encoded by the coding sequence ATGGGTGTTTCCCCCCAACCTGGCTCGGCCATGCGCGATCGCGAAATACTGGCGTCTGAGACGTCTGCAAAGCACCATCCCGACTCCCCTGAATATTCCCTGGCGGCGTATCAATATACCCTGCCGCCCGAAAAGATCGCCCAGACCCCCGTTACCCCCCGCGACGCCTCCCGGCTGCTGGTGGTAGACGGTCCCACCACCCACCGCCACCACCACTTTCGCGACTTACCCACCCTGCTGCAGCCGGGCGATCTGCTCGTGCTCAATGACACCCGAGTCATCCCGGCTCGACTGCTGGGGTACAAGCCGAGCGGGGCCCAGGTCGAAGTATTTTTGCTTGAAGACCAGGGGGAGAACCGGTGGCTGGCCCTGGTGCGCCCCGGTCGCCGCCTCAAGCCGGGGGCTACGGTCCATTTTGGCCCCAACCCCGACCAGCCCGACCTGATCGCCCAGGTGCTGGATACCGACCCTGACACCAGCGGTCGCCTGCTGAGGTTTGAGCCCCAGGGCGAAGAATCTCTCTTTGCGCTGTTTGAGCGCCTGGGGGAAGTCCCCCTACCGCCCTACATCACCGATACGGCGGCGGCGCCCGAGCAGTACCAGACCGTCTATGCCGAGGCCCCGGGGGCGGTGGCGGCGCCCACGGCGGGGCTGCACTTTACGCCGGAGCTGTTTGAGCGGCTGGAAGAGAGGGGAGTGGGGCGATCGCGCATTACCCTCCACGTGGGCGTCGGTACCTTTCGCCCGGTGGAGACTGAGAACATTCGCGACCACAAAATGCACGGCGAATGGATTGATGTCTCGACTGAAACCGTCGCGCAGATTCAGGCGACCAAAGCCCGAGGCGGGCGGGTGATTGCCGTGGGCACGACGGTGGTGCGGGCCCTGGAGGGCGCTGCCCAGGGGGGCGAACTACAGCCCTACCAGGGCAAGGTCAACCTGTTTATCTACCCCGGCTACTGCTACCGGGCGATCGACGGGCTGATTACCAACTTTCACCTGCCGGGCTCCAGCCTGCTGATGCTGGTCAGCGCCCTAATCGGCCGAGAGCGCCTGCTGGACCTCTACGAGACTGCCATTGAGCAGGACTATCGCTTCTATTCCTTTGGTGACGCGATGCTGATTTTGCCTGAGGCAGTGCAGGGTGAACCCGGCAAAGCGTAG
- a CDS encoding alpha/beta fold hydrolase: MSFARHSLSTASVPLSYAQWGDGEPVMLLHGLADHGLVWESLAATLSDSGTEPVAKRYRCLAPDLRGHGDSGKPNDADAYNALALVDDLEALAIACSTDSMTVIAHSWAAKLALLWAKQQPQRIHRLILVDPFFVNQLPGWFRPTFPLLYRTLPFLKVMGPFESYAAAESVARTLKQYRGWSPLQAAAFKAGMEQKADGTWGSKFAIAARNGVFNDILQQAGLTTELTVPTLLLLPEAGLNRTAWQLKPYRTYLPHLQVQTIPGNHWPHLVEPEAFNQSVAGYLGR, encoded by the coding sequence ATGTCTTTTGCTCGTCACAGTTTATCGACTGCCTCGGTGCCCCTGTCGTACGCGCAATGGGGTGACGGCGAACCCGTCATGCTGCTCCATGGCCTGGCTGACCATGGCCTGGTGTGGGAGAGCTTGGCGGCAACCCTCAGCGATTCCGGCACGGAACCCGTCGCCAAGCGCTATCGCTGCCTCGCCCCTGACCTGCGGGGTCACGGTGACAGCGGTAAGCCCAACGATGCCGATGCCTACAATGCACTCGCCTTGGTTGACGATCTAGAGGCTCTGGCGATCGCCTGCAGCACTGACTCAATGACGGTCATCGCCCATTCCTGGGCCGCCAAACTAGCCTTGCTGTGGGCCAAACAGCAGCCTCAGCGCATTCATCGGTTGATTCTGGTCGATCCATTTTTTGTGAATCAGCTGCCGGGGTGGTTTCGGCCCACGTTCCCCTTGCTCTATCGCACCCTGCCCTTTTTGAAGGTGATGGGACCGTTTGAGAGCTACGCAGCGGCAGAATCCGTAGCCCGCACCCTGAAGCAGTACCGGGGCTGGAGCCCGCTGCAAGCGGCAGCGTTTAAAGCCGGTATGGAGCAAAAAGCTGACGGCACCTGGGGCAGTAAGTTTGCGATCGCAGCCCGCAACGGGGTGTTCAACGACATTCTGCAACAGGCAGGGCTGACAACGGAGCTGACGGTACCGACCCTGCTACTGCTGCCCGAGGCCGGACTCAACCGCACGGCCTGGCAGCTCAAACCCTACCGCACCTACCTGCCCCATCTGCAAGTGCAGACCATACCCGGCAATCACTGGCCCCACCTGGTAGAACCA